The following nucleotide sequence is from Pedobacter sp. PACM 27299.
CGCCTTAAGAGCTTATAATTGAATCATCGATAGGAGGTAACAAATACCTTAGATATTTCTTTAGAAAATATTATTCCTACTACTGGTAATAAAATCCTTTTAGTTACTAAAAATCTGAGAAAATATTTGATAATGCTAAAAATATTAGCATAACTTTGTTGTTCTAAATCTTACATTATGGACAACAATAGACACAATATCATCCATATGGATCAGGATGCTTTTTTTGTTTCTGTAGAAGTCCGTAAAGACCCAACGTTAGCTGGAAAGCCCGTTATAATTGGTGGGACTTCTGATAGAGGAGTTGTCGCCTCATGCAGTTATGAAGCAAGAAAATATGGGGTACATTCGGCTATGCCATCAAAAATGGCCAAACAATTATGCCCACACGCCATTTTTGTAAAAGGCAACATGGATGCGTATTCTAAGGCTTCTCTTGAAATCACAGATATCATACGTGAAATGGTGCCGCTGTTTGAAAAGGCTAGTATAGATGAGCATTATATAGATATGACAGGAATGGATCGGTTTTATGGATGCATGCAATATGCCCATGAAATACGTGAGAAGATCATCAAGGAGCTTCATTTGCCGATTTCTTTTGGTCTTTCTGTCAATAAAACTGTAGCTAAAATGGCTACAAATGAGTGTAAGCCAGCAGGTGAAAAAAATGTTATTCAGGCTGATGTGCAACCCTTTCTTAACCCGTTGTCTATTCGCAAAATTCCAGGATTAGGTGAAAAGACCTTTATCAAGTTGAGTGACATGGGCATAAAGAAAATATATACACTTTCGCAAGTCCATCCGGAACAAATGCAAAAGCTACTTGGTAAAAATGGTTTATCTCTGCTTGAAAAGTCAAAAGGAATTGACAATTCCCCAGTTATTCCCTATGTAGAACAAAAATCTATCGGCACACAATGTACATTCAAAGCTGATACCATCGACGTTAACCTACTCAATAATCTGCTTACTTCTATGGTTATTGACATAGCATATCAACTGCGTGAGAAAAAAAAATTAACCGCCTGCATAACCGTTACAATAAGGTATTCCAATTTTGAGGATGTAACCAAGCAGGCAACTATCCCTTATACTTCGCTAGATAGCGTCTTAATAGAAAAAGCTAAAGACCTGTTTCGGCAGGTTTATCAAAAAAGAATGTTATTACGTCTGATTGGTGTACGTTTTTCTAACCTGGTTACAGGGTTTGAGCAAATTGATTTATATAGCGAGTCAAATGAGCAATATGATTTAGTCCAGGCATTGGATAAAATCAAACGCAGATTTGGTCAAAAAGCAGTAACCAGAGCTTCAATAATGGACTTAGATATTTAAAATTATGTACCTGAACATCCATTCTCAGTATAGTCTTCGATATGGCACAATGTCAATCGGAAAATTGGTGGACGAGGCCATAGCGCGTGGAATCAATCAAATGGTACTCACTGATATCAATAACTCCACGGGAATAATGCAGTTTATTCGTAAATGCCGTGAAAAGGGAGTTAAACCAATAGGAGGGATAGAATTTCGCAAGGATAACAGATTACTTTATATCGGGATAGCCAGGAGTAAGGAAGGAATGCGGCAGCTCAACGAATTTCTTTCTTATCATAATCTGGAACAAAAGGAATTACCCGATGAAGCTCCTTATCTATCTGAAGCCTATTTTGTTTATCCTTTTGGGTATAAAGTTGAATTAAAAAAGAATCATTTTTGGGGCATTCGGTATGATCAATTGCATACGCTTTATGGCCAGGATTTAAAAGAACTTAGACCAAAATTATTGGCTTTACAACCCGTTGTGTTTGCCGAGCGCATAGAATACAGGTTACATGAGTATCTCAGGGGGATTGACCTAAATTCCTTATTAACAATGGTTGCTCCCGAAGACAAGTGCCGGAAACCGATCATTTCTTAAAACCGGGCGAACTGGAAGAGAAGTTTTCTAAGTATAGTTTTATACTGGATAATACCCGCAACCTGATGAATCAGTGTGAAATGGACTATCCAGCGGGTAAGATGAAATTAAACCGCAAGACTTTTACTGGTAATAAAAAAGATGATCAGGAGCTGCTGACTAAGTTGGCATTAGAGGGAATGGTGTACCGTTATGGAAACAACAATAAAAAGGCACTGAAGAAAGTAAAGGATGAACTCAAAGTAATCTTTGATTTAGATTTTTGCGCTTATTTTCTGATTACTTGGGATATTATCCGGTATTCAATGGCGCAAGGCTATTACCATGTTGGCAGGGGATCGGGTGCTAATAGTACAGTAGCTTATTGTCTACGGATTACTGATGTTGATCCCATTGAGCTTAGTTTGTATTTTGAACGGTTCCTAAATGCGCAACGTACGAGTCCCCCGGATTTTGATATTGATTATTCGTGGGATCAGCGGGAAGACGTACAGGACTATATATTTAAGAGATATGGCAGAGAAAACACTGCCTTATTAGGTACAATGTCTACTTTTAAGGATAGATCAATTATCCGTGAAATTGGAAAAGTAATGGGACTGCCTAAATCAGAAATTGATGGCTTCACTGATCCAACTAAAGCTTTAGAGAATAGAGATAATCCCACCTTTAAAAAGATCATGGCTATTTATAGCCTTATGGCTGATATGCCCAACCAAAGAAGTATTCATGCGGGCGGGGTTCTGGTATCGGAAGAACCGATTACTTATTATACTGCTCTTGATTTACCACCTAAAGGAATGGCTACAGTACAGTGGGATATGTACGAAGCTGAACTAATTGGTTATGATAAATACGATATTTTAAGCCAGCGTGGTATCGGTCATATCAAAGAAGCCGTCAAACTGGTAGAAGAAAATCAAAAGGTAAGGCTGGATATACACCAGGTCAAAGACTTTATGAAAGACGATAGGTTAAATGATCAGCTTAAATCAGGTGATACGATTGGATGCTTTTACATTGAATCTCCTGCGATGCGTCAATTGCTTACAAAACTAAAGTGTGATAATTATTTAACGTTGGTCGCCGCCAGTTCTATTATCCGCCCCGGTGTAGCGCAATCGGGTATGATGAAGACCTACATTCAGAATTATCATAGTCCTGACACAGTAAAGTACCTTCATCCGGTCATGGAAGAACAACTTAAAGAAACCTATGGGGTTATGGTTTACCAAGAAGACGTGATTAAAGTTTGTATTCATTATGGGGGAATGGACGGTACAGATGCAGATGTTTTAAGGCGTGGAATGAGTGGTAAATATCGATCCCGCGCAGAATTTGATAAACTGGTGCAAAAGTTTCATGAGGGTGCTGCATCATTGGGCAGACCGGTAGAGGTTACAAATGAAGTGTGGCGGCAGGTTTCTTCATTTGCAGGTTATAGTTTCTCAAAAGCACATTCGGCAAGTTTTGCGGTAGAGAGTTATCAGAGCCTTTATTTGAAGACTTATTACCCCATAGAGTTTATGGTTGGCGTATTGAATAATTATGGCGGTTTTTATACAAGATGGTTGTATATCCATGAACTCCGTAAAGCTGGTGCCCATGTTAATTTGCCCTGTGTAAATAAAAGTTCGGCTGTAGTGTCAATTTCTGGAACTGATGCCTATCTAGGTTTAATAGGGGTACAGGGCTTAGAAAACAAATTTATTGAGTTTATACCTATTGAACGTATACAGAATGGTGATTTTCTAGATTTAGAAGATTTTGTAAAAAGAACGGCTATTGGACTAGAGCAAGCGATAATTTTAATCCGGGTGGGTGCTCTTAGATTCACAGGGAAAAGCAAAAAGGCATTATTGTGGGATATACATATGTTGCTCGGTGGCAAAGTAAAACCCCGGAATGATTCAGAACTCTTTATTTTAGAGCCCAAAAATTACACTTTGCCTGAATTGGTGAATACAAGTTTTGAAGATGCTTACCATGAATTGGAGCTTTTAGGTTTCCCTATCACTTTATCTATGTTTGACTTGCTGAAAACACAATACAGAGGGGATTTGAGGACGAATGATTTGATACAATATCTTGGCCAGACTGTTAAAATGGTAGGTTTATATGTATGTGAAAAAACTGTACATACAAAGAATAATAAAAAGATGTGGTTTGGAACATTCTTAGACGCTGATGGGAACTTTTTTGATACCACGCATTTTCCAAATTCGACTCCAACATATCCATTTAGGGGGACGGGCTGTTATTTAATTCTTGGTAAAGTAGTCCAGGAATTTGGATTTCCTAGCGTTGAGGTCATCAAGTTTGCAAAACTTCCTATCATTGGAAACCCGGTAATGGACTAGTTTTTTTACATGGTGGTACTCAAACCATTGATTTTTAGGGTTTGAGTTCTGTTTTTTTGTAAAAAGGCTTAATTCTTGTTATATTAAGATAGTTGAAAATTGATTCAAACGGCTATGAAAGAGAAAGAAGATTCATTTACCATAGAGGTAGACTTATTGGAAGGAGCAGAAAGCTTGAAATTACTTGTCATTCCAACATTAAGTGAAGAAGATACATACCCCACGACTAGTTATTTAACAGTTTTAGATGGTGTAACCTTTGCAATAGTCGAGCACGTAGAGGATACAAAATGGCGAATGGTTGAAGGAGCCATTGATCAGCAGGCTATCGATAAAATTGGACGGGCAATAGACGAACATACTTTATAATAAAATTATGTGTGGAAGAACAGTATTTGCTGGAAGTGAGGAAATTGTAAAAGAACTAGGGGTTGTTTATAAGGGTGATCCCGTTCCAGACAATTTAAATGCCCCGCCAGGTGCTTTAGTGCCGATAATTTCAAGTCAAAACCCTAATGAACTACAATATTTTTTATGGAGCTTATTAGCGAAATATAACACTACAGGTAAGCCCGATTATAAGTACCACACATTCAACGCTAGATTTGATAAATTATATACATCCAAGATGTGGAGTAAACTAATTGAAACACAGACATGTGTATTTATTACAACTGGTTTTTACGAATGGCAAAAGCTTGACAAAGATGATCCAAAAACAAAAAAGCAGATTCATTTCATCAAAGAGAAAGGCCAAAATTTAACCTTTATGGCAGGGTTGTATGATGTTTGGAAAAACCGCTTAACAGGAGAGCTTGTCCCAAATTGTGCTATGATCACCCATGATGCTAATGAATATATGCTAGACATACATGATCGGATGCCAGCTTTTATTGAGCGAGAGAAGGTTAATCATTGGTTGGACATTTCAATATCGCCAACAGAAAGATTAAAGCTTATAGATCCAGTTAATAACGATTTTTTAGAATCATTTAAAATGGAAAAAGTTGGTAATGTGGAAGAGTTTCAGAAGATTAGTCTTTTCTGTTAATGATTAAAAGAGATAGGAGTTTTTTGTGTGTCAATCATTTGATTATTAGTGAGGTAGGATGTGTATGCATACCTAAAAGGCATAAAATTTGTTGTGGATAAAATATGACTATAGATGTAAATTTACTTGATGACGAAGCAAAAAATGACATTGCTTGCGACTGGTACTTTTTGAACCTTCAGCTCAATAGTTATTGGGGATCATATGCAGGAGACTTAAGTAATGAGGTGATTGAGTCAGGCTTAAAATTAAAAGCTATTCTGGAGGCGGGAAATTACTCCAAAAGGGAACCAATGAACGTGTATGTCGATAGTGATAAATTTTTTGATGTGTGGCTGGACGATGAAAATCAAATACAAACCAAAGATCTATATACCGAGGATATGTAATTTTTCCAGGATGTCTCTTTCATGAAAAGTCACAAAATGAAAACCTAGTCTAATTTCCATTGTTTAATAGATTTACCTTAAACTTAGACACATGGCAACAAAAGGATCAAAAGTTGAACGGACATCCGTTAATTCTTCACAACCGTATGAATTGAAATACTTAGCAGATAAGCTAGGAGTAAGTATTCAGGCAATCACAGGAGCTAAAAGAGCAACAGGTTCAAATGATAGAAGTGATATAGAAAAGTATATTAAAGGGAAAAAAGCAAAATAGTATAATGAATCTCCTGATAATAATCGCATTACTACAGCGTTTAATATTCGAGAGCGTTAATTTAGATAGGCGGTGAAGAGTCGGAGGACTGTTCACCGCTTTCTTTTTTATTTACCATTTGTATCTTTAGGTATCTCTCTGACAACATCTTTTGGTTTCTTGTCGTATCTAAAACCTAAAAAGGTTGCTGGTTTCCGTATTCGTCCTGATTTTGTCCAGGTGGCAAATTCGAAATTTGCTACAAGCTGCGGTTTAACCCAATGGGTAAGGGCACCTTTTGTATCGAGTACCTCATTTACAAAAGGAGATTTGTCTGTTTCTATAGCCTTTAATTTTTCCAAAATGCCAGGCATATCTTTTAGTTTGTAACCCCCACCTGACCTGCCGATCCATGTGAATTTTCCATCTTCATAAGCTCCAAAAAGTAACGATTTGAAGGATCGGGTCTTATCTGAATCTGCCCAACCACCTATCACAAATTCTTGTCTTTTGCGGGTTGGAATTTTTAACCATGCTGATCCTCTACCGCCAGGCATATAAGAGCTATCCTTTTCTTTGGCTATAATCCCTTCTAAATCCAAATTGAGCGTCTTTTGATACAGTTCTTTACCGTCATCATAGCTTTCACTAAATTTTAGCACAGGATTTTTAGCTATAAGGGATTTCAATAAATCTTTTCTCTTTATCAAAGGCATATCTAATAAATCATGCCCATCTAACCATAATAAGTCAAAGACACAATATTGGATAGGGGATTTGTGCCCATTGTATAATTGTATTGCATCAAAATCGGGTTTACCTTCACTAGTAAATATAACTACTTCACCGTCGATAATAATGTCATGTTCTAATAATTTTAGAGCCTTTTCAATAGGTGGGTATCTTTTTGTGTAATCTAACCCACTTCGCGAGTTCATTCTCACTTTGCCATTATCAACTTTAGAAATAACTCGGTAACCATCCCATTTTAACTCAAATAGGTAATTAGAATCAATTGGAGGGGCTTGAACTAGCGTACACAGCATTGGAGAAATATGCTCCGGCATTTCAACCTTATTGTTTTTTCTTTTTAGCATGATAGTTGTCGATAAAAGTCGTAGATTATGGTATTAACAATCTCCTTTAAAGGTTGTTTTATACTCCTTTATATTATCTAGATTGAAATAACAGGTTTATTACTGAAGGCTATATAACTAATATAAAATACGAGTTTAAAAGACTATTTATAAAACATGACTTCAGCTATGATTTGAACAAAAATTGTATATTTGAACAAAACAGAAAAGGCGACCTTTTGGAAGGGTCGCCCTAATACCTTTTGGAAGGGTGTTAATTGGAAGCTAAAACTCTACTATACATTCAGTTTTGGAGGCTGAATTTTCCTCAGTAGGATAGTTCATTCAACGTTCTGTGGTAACTAAACCATAAAGCCTGTTCGCCCAGGCTTTTTCATTTTAAAAGGGAATATAAATTATCCTTTCCAATTTTATGTTCATTCAAGACCTTATTGTCTACTAGTTTTTTAATTGTTTCATTAATTGATATTTTAAGTTGCTTTTGTGGAAGATGTTCACCTAATATTATTAGATATTTTATAATATTATCAACAGTTGCACTTCCAAGATGTCCTAACGCAAAACTCACTTTCTCGGACATTATTGCATTAATAGGGTAATCATAAACTCCCAATGTCATATTGTTTACAAGCTTGTTTAGAAGCGTTATGTCCTTTGGCATAGCTAATTCTATAGCCAAATCAAGCTTCTCGATCTCTTTCAGAAGTGATGCTTTTATCTGTAGGAGGTGTAAAAAGAGTTTTGCTTCCGTTTCCATCGATACAAATGTAACATAATCATTACATATAATAAAATTATTTGTTTCATTTTGCTGAATATTTTCGAAAAATAGCGTCTAATTGTGTTTAAAGACGGTTTTAATGTAATATTGTTGTTATTTTTTTTGTTTATTGTATTTTTATAAGACAAAAGTTAAATGATTCAAAGAAAAAAAATGTTACATTAAGTAAAATGAGAAGGCAAATCCTTAGGAATCAATAATTAATCTAATGGAAAAACAGAAATACCAAATTGGTTAAGAAAATGTGATGCTGAGGGAAGTTGGTGGAAAACGATTACCTCTCTTTGAAATCGAAATAATTGGGTTTGAATTAAATAATGATAAGCCTATAGAATTAGGTATCAAAAAGAAGGAAATGCCACGTTCTGGATTGATGACGTAGAAGAAATTCGTTTGATTTCTATGCTAGAGATTGCTAATCAGGTTAATTCGATATAATTTAAATGAGTTTACTTATCGTATCATTGTTTAACAAGAAAAAAATATGGAAAGATTAGAAAAATTGAAGGAACTAAAATCTGAGTTTAAGAAATTGAAGGAAGATTCAATGGTGACCAGGTTCAAAGGATTCAACCAAACATTAACAGTTGACGAAGACTTCAGTTTAAATGAAGCCATTAAGCAATTATCAAATTTGTCAATCAAAATCGAGAATTTGTCGGGTAAATATGCAGTTGAATATATAGGCGAACTATATGATTGGAAAACAAACACATTTTATGCCAGCCAACCGGCCACTGATTGCCTAATTCTGGATACCATATGTATTATTGATACACAGAATGAAGTGGGTACAGATATCAGCGGAGATAAACTTATTTTACGTAAAGAAATAGAAGACTATCTGTGCCTTACCAAGTATTCAAATTTCAAAATCCTTAGTATTAAGAATATCTAGTAGGTTAAATTTCTAATTAGAAATACGGTAAAAAGCTATATTCTTGAACTATGATATCAACTACAATATCTTTGGACTAATGGAAAAAAGCAATAGCCATCATTTTGACTTAAAACTCACTATTTTTGCATTATGACTTAACTTAACGTAGTTATAGATTCTAATCAACTTAAAAAGGATTTAGCCTTAAATTAAACTAGACTTGATTTTTCTTAAATTGATTAGACCAATTTATTATTAAAAGAGACTGTAAATTGAACTGCCAGCTCTTGACTGAGTATATTAAAAAAATATCAATTCATGATTAATCCCTTAAAAGCATTGCAGTCTTTTCAACTCGAACTTTCGCGTGGAAATTTAAAATTACAACCTGGAATAATTTTTCCGGATCTTTTCCTGCATAGTGATATGTTAGGTAATAACAATTTTCGATTAACATACGTCCAACTTGAAA
It contains:
- the dinB gene encoding DNA polymerase IV → MDNNRHNIIHMDQDAFFVSVEVRKDPTLAGKPVIIGGTSDRGVVASCSYEARKYGVHSAMPSKMAKQLCPHAIFVKGNMDAYSKASLEITDIIREMVPLFEKASIDEHYIDMTGMDRFYGCMQYAHEIREKIIKELHLPISFGLSVNKTVAKMATNECKPAGEKNVIQADVQPFLNPLSIRKIPGLGEKTFIKLSDMGIKKIYTLSQVHPEQMQKLLGKNGLSLLEKSKGIDNSPVIPYVEQKSIGTQCTFKADTIDVNLLNNLLTSMVIDIAYQLREKKKLTACITVTIRYSNFEDVTKQATIPYTSLDSVLIEKAKDLFRQVYQKRMLLRLIGVRFSNLVTGFEQIDLYSESNEQYDLVQALDKIKRRFGQKAVTRASIMDLDI
- a CDS encoding PHP domain-containing protein; its protein translation is MYLNIHSQYSLRYGTMSIGKLVDEAIARGINQMVLTDINNSTGIMQFIRKCREKGVKPIGGIEFRKDNRLLYIGIARSKEGMRQLNEFLSYHNLEQKELPDEAPYLSEAYFVYPFGYKVELKKNHFWGIRYDQLHTLYGQDLKELRPKLLALQPVVFAERIEYRLHEYLRGIDLNSLLTMVAPEDKCRKPIIS
- the dnaE gene encoding DNA polymerase III subunit alpha, translated to MPETDHFLKPGELEEKFSKYSFILDNTRNLMNQCEMDYPAGKMKLNRKTFTGNKKDDQELLTKLALEGMVYRYGNNNKKALKKVKDELKVIFDLDFCAYFLITWDIIRYSMAQGYYHVGRGSGANSTVAYCLRITDVDPIELSLYFERFLNAQRTSPPDFDIDYSWDQREDVQDYIFKRYGRENTALLGTMSTFKDRSIIREIGKVMGLPKSEIDGFTDPTKALENRDNPTFKKIMAIYSLMADMPNQRSIHAGGVLVSEEPITYYTALDLPPKGMATVQWDMYEAELIGYDKYDILSQRGIGHIKEAVKLVEENQKVRLDIHQVKDFMKDDRLNDQLKSGDTIGCFYIESPAMRQLLTKLKCDNYLTLVAASSIIRPGVAQSGMMKTYIQNYHSPDTVKYLHPVMEEQLKETYGVMVYQEDVIKVCIHYGGMDGTDADVLRRGMSGKYRSRAEFDKLVQKFHEGAASLGRPVEVTNEVWRQVSSFAGYSFSKAHSASFAVESYQSLYLKTYYPIEFMVGVLNNYGGFYTRWLYIHELRKAGAHVNLPCVNKSSAVVSISGTDAYLGLIGVQGLENKFIEFIPIERIQNGDFLDLEDFVKRTAIGLEQAIILIRVGALRFTGKSKKALLWDIHMLLGGKVKPRNDSELFILEPKNYTLPELVNTSFEDAYHELELLGFPITLSMFDLLKTQYRGDLRTNDLIQYLGQTVKMVGLYVCEKTVHTKNNKKMWFGTFLDADGNFFDTTHFPNSTPTYPFRGTGCYLILGKVVQEFGFPSVEVIKFAKLPIIGNPVMD
- a CDS encoding SOS response-associated peptidase, with product MCGRTVFAGSEEIVKELGVVYKGDPVPDNLNAPPGALVPIISSQNPNELQYFLWSLLAKYNTTGKPDYKYHTFNARFDKLYTSKMWSKLIETQTCVFITTGFYEWQKLDKDDPKTKKQIHFIKEKGQNLTFMAGLYDVWKNRLTGELVPNCAMITHDANEYMLDIHDRMPAFIEREKVNHWLDISISPTERLKLIDPVNNDFLESFKMEKVGNVEEFQKISLFC
- a CDS encoding DUF3606 domain-containing protein translates to MATKGSKVERTSVNSSQPYELKYLADKLGVSIQAITGAKRATGSNDRSDIEKYIKGKKAK
- the ligD gene encoding non-homologous end-joining DNA ligase gives rise to the protein MLKRKNNKVEMPEHISPMLCTLVQAPPIDSNYLFELKWDGYRVISKVDNGKVRMNSRSGLDYTKRYPPIEKALKLLEHDIIIDGEVVIFTSEGKPDFDAIQLYNGHKSPIQYCVFDLLWLDGHDLLDMPLIKRKDLLKSLIAKNPVLKFSESYDDGKELYQKTLNLDLEGIIAKEKDSSYMPGGRGSAWLKIPTRKRQEFVIGGWADSDKTRSFKSLLFGAYEDGKFTWIGRSGGGYKLKDMPGILEKLKAIETDKSPFVNEVLDTKGALTHWVKPQLVANFEFATWTKSGRIRKPATFLGFRYDKKPKDVVREIPKDTNGK